The sequence TGTGAGGGCGTAACCACGATTGATTCGCCCGTATGAATGCCGATTGGATCGAGGTTCTCCATATTACAGATGGTGATACAGGTATCCCGAGCATCGCGCATCACCTCGTACTCTATCTCGTTCCACCCAAGCACGCTCTCTTCCACCAATACCTGGTGGATTCGCGAAACCTGCAGGCCGTAGGATACGATCGCTCGTAGATCTCCCAGTGTCCTCGCTATCCCGCCTCCCACGCCGCCTAAGGTATATGAGGGCCTAATGATGACGGGAAGGCCCAGCTCGACCGCAACTTCCTCTGCCTCCGCCATAGAACGAACGGTGAACCCTCTTGGAATTGGTTCATTTATGCGTTCCATCGTTTGCTTGAACCGTTCGCGGTCTTCTGCATTGTATATGGCCTCTAACGGTGTGCCGAGAACTTGTACGTTGTACGTGGCTAAAGTCCCAAGCTCCGCTAATTCCGCGGTTATGTTCAATGCCGTTTGTCCACCTAAACCAGCAACTATACCATCCGGGCGCTCTTTCTCGATGATCCGCGCGACCACGTCCACAACCAGCGGCTCGATGTAGATAACATCCGCCATCTCGAAATCGGTCATGATCGTTGCCGGATTGGAATTGACGAGCACGACCTGTACTCCTTCTTCTCGCAACGCTCTGCACGCTTGCGAGCCAGAGAAATCAAATTCTGCCGCTTGACCTATCTGTATCGGTCCCGAACCGATTACCAGCACTTTCTTGATCTCTTCTCTTTTGGGCATTACCTCTCCGTTCGCGTTCGAACACACTTAGAGCTTTGTCACATAAAAAATGTGAAGGAGGGGGAATCCATTTACAACGCCTTTTCTCCCTGCTCCCCTGTTCGTACTCGTATTATATCGTCCAGTGATGAGACGAATATCTTACCATCGCCGAATTTGCCAGTTCTCGCTGCGTTTGATATCGCGTAGACGAGAGACTCGACTAACTCATCCTTCACGATCGTTTCAATTTTGACCTTTGGTAGTGTATCGACCTCCATGCGTCGTCCCCTAAACTGTAATGCGATGCCTTTTTGCTCCCCTCTTCCTGTTACCTCAGTTATAGTCATTGCAACCTGCCCTTGCATTTCCATGGCCACCTTAACCTGTTCAAGCCGTTCTGGTCGAATTACTGCTTCGATTTTCTTCATACTCTTTTCCTCCTCGTTATTATTATTTCAGCCCGTGTAGGCCCGCTCTCCATGCTGTGAAAGATCCACGCCCACATATTCTTCCTCCTCGGTCACACGCAATCCGATCGTTAGGTCAACGAGTTTTGCGAGTACAAAGGCGAGTACGAAAGCGTAGATAATTGCTGCTCCGGCACCGATGAGCTGAGCTATGAATTGGTCGACGTTTCCGTAGAGCAAACCCGAGTAACCACCCACTGCTTCATTTGCAAATAGTCCCGTGGCCAGTGCACCCCAGAGCCCACCAACACCGTGTATTGCCCATGCATCAAGGCTTTCATCAAGCCTTATCTTTATTCTGAAAAGCATTGCCCGGTAGCAGATAACCCCGGCGACCAGTCCGATCACTATCGACGCCATTGGTGTGACAAATCCCGCTGCAGGTGTGATCGCAACGAGTCCGGCGATAGCGCCACTCACCACGCCCAACGAGCTTGGTTTTCCGTGCATCCAGTTTGCGGCCATCCAGCCGAGGGCCCCTGCCGCAGCAGACGTGTTGGTGACGACGAATGCGTTGGCTGCGAGTCCGTTGGCTGCTAAAGCGCTACCACCGTTGAAGCCGAACCAGCCGAACCAGAGCAAGGCTGCGCCAAGCAGTGTCAGCGGGATGTTATGTGGTCCCATCGGCTCATCGCCAAATCCGCGCCTTTTGCCAATGACCAGGGCTAAGGCCAGGGCCGAGAACCCTGAACTAATGTGTACCACCGTGCCTCCTGCGAAATCTAACGCACCAAGTTCCGCAAGCCATCCGCCACCCCAAACCCAATGAGCGAGCGGATCGTAAATGATCGCCGTCCAAAGCAGACCAAAAACAATGAATGCACTCATCTTCACCCGTTCAGCCATTGTGCTGGTGAGAATTGC comes from Methanomicrobia archaeon and encodes:
- a CDS encoding ammonium transporter, yielding MLDSGDTAWILVSTAMVMLMTPGVGLFYGGMVRKKSVVSMLSFSFVALAVISIQWVLVGYSLSFGSDIAGFIGGLEFMGLRNVGMDCGDLTIPHLAFMAFQLAFAVVTLAILTSTMAERVKMSAFIVFGLLWTAIIYDPLAHWVWGGGWLAELGALDFAGGTVVHISSGFSALALALVIGKRRGFGDEPMGPHNIPLTLLGAALLWFGWFGFNGGSALAANGLAANAFVVTNTSAAAGALGWMAANWMHGKPSSLGVVSGAIAGLVAITPAAGFVTPMASIVIGLVAGVICYRAMLFRIKIRLDESLDAWAIHGVGGLWGALATGLFANEAVGGYSGLLYGNVDQFIAQLIGAGAAIIYAFVLAFVLAKLVDLTIGLRVTEEEEYVGVDLSQHGERAYTG
- a CDS encoding P-II family nitrogen regulator encodes the protein MKKIEAVIRPERLEQVKVAMEMQGQVAMTITEVTGRGEQKGIALQFRGRRMEVDTLPKVKIETIVKDELVESLVYAISNAARTGKFGDGKIFVSSLDDIIRVRTGEQGEKAL